From a single Pseudomonas sp. A34-9 genomic region:
- a CDS encoding flavohemoglobin expression-modulating QEGLA motif protein — protein MLSDRIVLAQTPIRVLDAVKWDENIRKGFLKAKGKEMPAVDRDYYLNRPLSFDSSKVKLEFQNIERDITRQLGQFNPVGQIMRRMCKEYRMVVRMLEARGTEDFGLISQELYGAASDAFHAGDPTLADLGLMMSDYLNNIDGRGDLKDEPKILTAKDAVHLLQTRLNKVFGEAEETIRVFESDGIVADAAAGADYIKIRTDAMFNDRDVRALEVHEGLVHVGTTLNGLNQPICTFLSKGPPSSTVTQEGLAILMEIITFASYPSRLRKLTNRTRAIHMVEEGADFLQIFEFFREQGFEMAESYGNASRVFRGSTPTGLPFTKDLSYLKGFIMVYNYIQLAVRKGKLEQIPLLFCGKTTLEDMRTLRQLVDEGLVVPPKYLPDQFRDLNALSAWMCFSNFLNHLSLDRIEADYSNIL, from the coding sequence ATGTTGTCCGACCGCATTGTGCTGGCGCAGACGCCGATCCGTGTGCTCGACGCGGTCAAGTGGGACGAGAACATCCGCAAGGGTTTTCTCAAGGCCAAAGGCAAGGAAATGCCGGCGGTGGATCGCGACTATTACCTCAATCGGCCGCTGAGTTTCGATTCGAGCAAGGTCAAACTGGAGTTCCAGAACATCGAGCGCGACATCACCCGCCAGCTCGGTCAGTTCAACCCGGTCGGGCAGATCATGCGGCGCATGTGCAAGGAGTACCGCATGGTCGTGCGCATGCTCGAGGCGCGCGGCACCGAGGATTTCGGCCTGATCTCGCAGGAGCTGTATGGCGCCGCGTCCGATGCGTTCCACGCCGGTGACCCGACGCTGGCCGACCTCGGCCTGATGATGTCCGACTACCTGAACAACATTGATGGCCGTGGCGACCTCAAGGACGAGCCGAAAATCCTCACCGCCAAAGACGCGGTGCACTTGCTGCAGACCCGTCTGAACAAGGTGTTCGGCGAGGCCGAGGAAACCATTCGCGTGTTTGAGTCAGACGGCATTGTTGCTGATGCCGCAGCGGGCGCCGACTACATCAAGATCCGCACCGACGCGATGTTCAACGATCGCGATGTGCGCGCGCTGGAGGTCCACGAAGGGCTGGTGCATGTCGGCACCACGCTCAATGGACTGAACCAGCCGATCTGCACCTTCCTCTCCAAAGGCCCGCCGTCGTCGACGGTGACCCAGGAAGGCCTGGCGATCCTCATGGAAATCATCACCTTCGCCTCCTACCCGAGCCGTCTGCGCAAACTGACCAACCGCACCCGCGCCATTCACATGGTCGAGGAGGGCGCCGACTTCCTGCAGATCTTCGAGTTCTTCCGCGAGCAGGGTTTCGAAATGGCGGAAAGTTACGGCAACGCCAGTCGGGTTTTCCGTGGCTCGACGCCGACCGGTCTGCCATTCACCAAAGACTTGTCCTACCTCAAGGGCTTTATCATGGTTTACAACTACATTCAGTTGGCCGTGCGTAAGGGCAAGCTTGAGCAGATTCCGCTGTTGTTCTGCGGTAAGACCACGCTGGAAGACATGCGTACCCTGCGCCAGTTGGTGGATGAAGGGCTGGTGGTGCCACCGAAGTATTTGCCGGATCAGTTCCGCGATTTGAACGCGTTGTCGGCGTGGATGTGCTTCTCCAACTTCCTCAACCACTTGAGCCTGGACCGGATCGAAGCCGACTACTCCAATATCCTTTAA